AAAGTGATCTAATGTGAATTTAATCCTCAGACTCATCATAAAGATGAAGAGAGACGATCAATATCTAGGTTTTACtttcagtagaaaacagaaacatccagaacatcagtaatgcagagcaATGCTTTATTAATgctcaaagacacacacacacacacaaacacacacacacacacaaacacataaacacacacacttcattcacTTCACTCcagctctttttttctctctttttctcactcccTTATCCAatcactctgtctctcactgtctcaggCTCAGTCCTCCAatcactctttctcttactgTTTCAGGGTCAATCCTCCAAATCCTCCAATCACTAACTGTCTCAGTCTCAATACTCCAAACACTCTTATTCTCATTCATCCATGCTCAAACCTCcaatcactctttctctcactgctcAATTCTCAATACTCCAAATCCCTCTTTATCCTTCTTTAACTATCTCAGGCTCAATACTCCaaacactctttctctcactgttttaTGGTCAAACCTCCAAATTATCTAACTGTCTCAGGCTCAATCCTCCAATCACtgtttctctcactgtttcaggGTCAACCTTCAGTAACGGTTTCTCTCACTGCTCCATGCTCAGTCCTCCAAATCAATCTTTCCCTCACTAAAACCCTAAATCCcccggtgagcaagccaaaggcgacagtggcaaggaaaaactccctcagcgCTGGAGGAagaaccttgggaggaaccaagactcacacggagggacccatcctcctctgatcagaactattgataaatgaatgataaattcacggttcggttcggttcggttcaGTTCGGTTCGGTTTCAatcactccctcactgctgcaAATTCATCATGGATCTCGTCTAGGTTCACTCTAGACTCACTCCTCCAGGCTCACTTCGCAGAGTTCCCTCGGAAGAGCTTCCTCATCCTCCCTCGAAGTGATCGTGAGACTCTGACGATCGGTGCTGCAACATATTTcttaactgcagcacaaagcaGACTACAGTTAAAGCAGCCGGACTCCTCCCCGACAACCTCTACACCAGCTCTACTGCCGCTACCGTCTTCCTGGACTGGGTCGACTGGGTCTGGATAAGAACTGCTGCCCTCGTCAACGACGGTCACGACGAATCTGCCTATAACTCTGGGGGCCCTGCAGAAACAATGGGGAGATGTAGGCATTGTTAGTGAGCTGATTCTGTACAGTAGCTACGTCTAAACGAGCTCTTCACCTTGAGTGTTCTTTAAGCTTATCAAACATACCGTCGATTTTCCTCCGAGTGCTGGAGGACCTTCTGCTCATAGGCGTTCCTTATGGTGAAGAGAAGACCGCTGGATGAGGACAGGCTGCTCCAATCCAGGTCCTCGTCCCTGCTGTCTACCTGCCTGTCCTCACTGCATTTTCCACTGTGTTTCCCTGGAGTTCCACACACTTTCACCTCCGGAGAGCTTTCAGACTCAGGGAAAGATAAGTATGTAGAATCGCTCCTTTCCCTGTTGATGAAAATACAGGAGATTGTAGTAACCAAACAATGGTCAGATctggagagagaaggggggggggggggggtcacaaagcaggattcccaGCTCAGCCAAAGAGCTCAAGCCTAGAATCCAGCCTGTCCCATTGACCTAAACCTGTTGCCATTGTCTCATtgagaaatgctgctttgtaAAACACTGCCCTGCAGTTCTTTAGAAAAGCCATTTATTTACTATagctaatcaatcaataaaggatcaataaaaacagtaataaataatacatccaTTAACACAAGGACTCGACACTGGAGTTCCAGCACAGCGCTCTACTTACTGTTCTTGCCTGGCCtgcagccaagggtggttcGCCACGTTTCTCACCGAAGGCCGGGTGAATGGATTGAAGCGCAGCATATAAGAAATGAAGGCCCGACAGGGCCCCTCCACTGCGACCCCACACGGATACTCCACAGCTTTGCGCTGGAGCTGTGTGAGGGAACCTTGGTGGTCTGTTCTGAAAGGCATGAAGCCGGTGACCATCACGTACAGGATGACGCCAAGGCTCCAGACGTCACTCTTCAGGGGATCGTAGGGCCTATTCAGAAGCACCTCAGGAGCGCAGTAGTGGAGAGTGCCACAGTACGTCTGGCTGAGGGAAGGGTAGCCTCTTACAAAGCAGCCCAAGCCAAAGTCGGACAGTTTGACCTGACCATCAGCACTCAGCAGGACGTTCTCACATTTTAGGTCTCGGTGGGCGATGTCCTGCTGGTGAAGATAGTCCACTGCACCGACGAGCTGAGAGAACCACATTCTGGCCTGGTTAACGGGGACGTGGTGGAGCGCCATGATCTCGTGAAGAAGGTCGGTTGCGGCTACCTCCATCACAATGAAGACCTGTCCGTTGGGCATGTCAAAACTTTCGTGTACCTGAATGATGTGAGGGTGCCTCACTCTCTTTAGGATGGCGAGTTCCCGGGGCAATTGCTTCCAGGCGAAATCTGATGATTCCTTCCTGCGATCCATGATTTTAATGGCCACATGTTTGCGGTGCCTCTCTGATGTGGCCAGTTTCACCATGCCGAAGCCTCCTGCCCCGAGGTTGTGCACCACCTCGTAGCCCAAGCTTCTCAGAACTCCACCTGTCTCATCTGCCTCCATGTTTTCCACTCCTCCTGTCTCCATGGAGAAGCAGCTGTAGAACCTGTTCTAGGGGATGTGGCTCTAGATAAGCGTGTCGTATGAGATTCGCACGTAGGAATGTTCCGTCTCGCTGCTGAATCCGGACTGAGCCACTGAGGGAGAACCCCCCCTTTTATAGGCTCTGTGACATCATcagcatgacatcacaatggagtGGAAGACTCGGGTCCCTGAGCTCAGttcccttgttgactgtatacAACTGGATGTGCACACAGTGCTGGCAAAGAGGAAATGCCCCTTTCCCTTACTTAAGCAGCACATGACCCCAATTGCAGTGATAGTAAGGCTGAGTTGATTGAACGCAGCCAGGCCTGTTTAGACTAAGCCATGTGCAATACCTGCTGAGGCCAGCAGGGGAGCTTGAAAACCTCGTACCACTGCACTGCAGAGGCAGTGTTCTCAAAGCCACACCTGGACCAGCTGTGTTTAAAGTTTTACATTACAGCTGTTCAATCAACTGTTTTTATTCACATTGATTCAGAAAGGTCTCCAACTACCTGTTCAGgtgaaaaatctaaaaatcttatttattaataataaaggaaTTAATAAAGGGGACACTCAAGTTTTTCCTTTAGAATTTGAGTTTCTAGGCAACTAATGTGTCCATAATAATGAACGAgctgtataaaaaacaaaataataaataaataaatgtaaaaaaataattaaaaaataaaaatgtaaaaaatgaagaatgaaattaaaataaaattattattaatgattaatgagaCCAAACTTAGCAATAAAATATTatgttaatttaaataattcaaataatttcaCAAATTCCTGCTGTTCCCAAAGCAGCATAAAAATATATGTGAATAAAATATGTGTAGTTTATAgcgtttattatatttatttacatatatacgtatatatatatatggcgtGCGATGGGAGGGGAGAGTACGTATGATTGCAAAGTCAATGGGAAGAACACTTGAACCGTTTGTCAGAGTAGAAAAGAAGCCTGAAGTAACTTCTACAGGCATTAGACTGGTTCATCAGGAATTCTgctgtattattttaatatgcCCACAAGAGTATGCCCACCAACTACCATATTGGTACTTCATAAGAGTGCTGCATCCAATCATGACACCGTCCTTATTTAGTACCCAAAGTACTAAGcctttcatacatacacattacCCATCAGAAACTTCAGCCTGATagatataaatgtttataaatagAAATGTTTATAAGTGCAACAGACTGTAAAGCCAaagctctgagtggctcagcgttCGAACCCACTACCACTACGGCCTGGGGGTCGCaaattccaaaagtattgggacaccagctcattcattacTCCTTGTGAAAATGCTTTTATTGGaaagcgttagtaaggtcaggatggtgaatgatgatcaccaccccacctcatcatccacaacCACCCAGCTCATACCatcagaagtattggatggcgctccaccatcattccagagaacacagttcttccactgctccacagctcaatgctggtgggctttattcccccttcagcccacgcctggcattagacaacATGGTGcacataggttcatgtttatctgcttcagggagtcctattctattggcataaccaccaccaccagtctcaCCTACTGCCAACTACTACCACCGGTCTCATCTACAGCCAACCTCCACCAGTCTTACCAACAGCCaaaaaccaccaccaccaatctcacctacagccaaccaccgccaccagtctcacctacagccaaccTCGACCAAACTCACTTTCAGCTAACCACCACCAGTCTCACCTGCCACCAgtctcacctacagccaaccaccaccaccagtctcacctacagccaaccTCGACCAAACTCACGTTCAGCTAACCACCACCAGTCTCACCTGCCAGCAGTCTTACCTACAGCCAGCCACCATCACCGGTCTCAACTACACCCACCACCACATTGAACAACCTCCAGAGAAGTCAATAAACAACCCTTAATCTGAGCTGTTTGATTGGTCACTGTGGTCCGAGTTGCAGACTAACCTGACCATTTGAGCCTCTGtattaataattacaaatatacaccaatcagccataacattaacaccgtCTGTTCACTGCACTGCTCTGTGGAGgccctgaccactgaagaacaggctaacagagtatgcagagaagcagatgacCCACAGTCTGTAACTAGATTTGCTTTTCCTGAAGGAACTAAAACAGTGCTTGAAATGTGGCAAGTACTTCATAAATTTCCTAAGTTTTGCtcagttgttgctatggtgtcccaggtgtaCGTTATTATTTTGCTTGGTGGTCGCTATTATGTCCCATGTGgtttttatggtgttgctatgtcgTTGCTATGTAGGGTGccacaggtagttgctatggtgttgctaggtggttgctatagtgtcacaggtggttgctatagcattgctaggtggttgctgtggtgttggtaggtggttgctatggtgtcacaggtggttgctatgtgtttGCTTAGGTATCTCAAGTGGTTGCTTGAAGTTACACCTTAACATTCAATGTTAGtataaactcagtactaccttaagacgtaccaccttaaaattcagtgtcagggtaaactcagtactaccttaaaagaagttccaccttaaaattcagtgtcagggtaaactcagtactaccttaaaagaagttccaccttaaaattcagtgtcagggtaaactcagtactaccgtAAAAGAAGTTCctccttaaaattcagtgtcagggtaaactcagtactaccttaaaagaagtcCTGCCTTAAAATGGGTTGTAGCCTGGGTTCTCCAGCTGGTGTTGTCTGGGAAGTTGTGAGGAGGGAAGTGGAGGTGCTCTCATTCTCATTAAAACTCTGAAAGCCCTGCACGACGTGTTCCCTGCGTCTCTTAATGGAGCTAAGTATTCACCTCTCCACCAGAGCACCCACCTAACACCATACTTCCAGTCCTTACCAATACCAGcatcaaccaccaggtgtccaactgcactaccacgGTGCACTGCCATATACAGTCCATCACCACCTCctggtgtccaactgcactaccacgGTTCACTGCCATATACAGTCCATCACCACCTCctggtgtccaactgcactaccacgGTTCACTGCCATATACAGTCCATCACCACCTCCTGGTGTCCAACTACACTACCACGGTTCACTGCCATATACAGTCCATCACCACCTCctggtgtccaactgcactaccacgGTTCACTGCCATATACAGTCCATCACCACCTCctggtgtccaactgcactaccacgGTTCACTGCCATATACAGTCCATCACCACCTCCTGGTGTccacgtttttgaatatttcagaagaTTTTAACTTCTTCCTTCTTGTAAATTCCCAACGGGACCATAATAGAAACAATTTCACTTTTTTGAGAGGTGGTGTGAATGTTATAGCTGATCAGTCTGCATactttaaaaatctgcactaaAAAAAGAACCTGGAATTTGATCACTGGAGCATTTTATTAAAATGGTTCATAAGTGGTcaaacagatgagcacgctggttaaccagcatcaCCAGTACTTCAGCCACTGGAAGGCTCTAGCAGAAGATGTTTTCTTTGGGCGATTtgtactggtctggtgctggtgtaaCGACTACTGATCGGTCATCAAACAGTCGGACACAAGGGCTCTCTTTCCACTCTGTTTATCCTGAGACAGATCTTATAGTGTGttcatcttctcttgtcttagacgACTGCAGACCACACAAGTGctccatctcagagctctcactcatctgagcttacagtatttctttaaaaagaGCCGTTTTTTAATACTACAATATCATGCACCAGATCGTACAGTTTGCTCACATCATAAAAAATCCTAAATTACAGAGAAAAGctcttttttcttattgcaCAACAAAATGAGCAAACTGCAGAATAAACAGCAGAAGCACTCAGCTCTGCGGGGCTAGCAGCAGCAGAATGCACTGCACAGTTCTGGAGGGAACAGACTAGGGAGCACAGACCTGAGACAGATCTTATAGTGTGTTactcttctcttgtcttagacgACTGCAGACCACACAAGCTGCACATCTTCATAAATAAGCAGAAATGAgagctttctttattttcataaTCCCACTTTGCTGCCGAGGGTAAGTTTAAGCTAGCTATTTGGCTGGCATGGCTCAGTTAGCTGAAGCACATGTCTGAGCAATAATgagataaaaacagcatttagaAGCACAACTACACTCTGAACAAACACCAGCTGCTCATATAATGTGTTAGAACAATGTTTTAATGTATTACTAatggattcaattcaattcaatgattcattaatgaggaacttcagcagctacacaccctccatctcagagctctcactcatctGATGGAGGTACGGCAGCAGCAGAGGGACATGGTCTGCAGTGGAATCGcagcaagaaaagaaaagctccttaaaataattgtaaccttttttattaaaacataaatgagtttttttttttttttttacctaaaatGATGTGATTTTGGTGAAAGTCAATATTTGATGAACTCTTTAATATAACGTTGTTACACTGGCGTGGTGCTGGTTGAGCAgggcagcagtgttcaaaacgcagcATATGTTGATGTATGATGGTCTGCTGCTGGCTGTCCAGtacagcagtgttggaaatgtaGCATAAACTGGTGTGTGCACTTTCCACGCTGTATGTCTGTCaagcagcacagcaccacgcatgcgcagtagagggcGGACGTGGCAGTAGTGCACGACAGAGTTTGTtcataactttctttttttgtttccgttcatgAAAAAAAGGGAAATCTGTCGGGTCGAGGTGGATGAACGTGTTTTATTAAGCTAGTCTTCGcaccattttttttctcctcaccatgatcgcgaaAACTAGTCCTATCGCAGCATATTTAAGGACTCGTGGTCGAAGCTggcttgtgattggtcagattcTTCCAAACATGTCAATGAGCGCTCTGAGGCTTAATGATGAGAGCAGAGGTGAAACTCCAGCTCTCCCCCTCTGACCACCTACATCCCACACTACTATGCAGTCTTTCCATCGCCATGTTTTCATAACTGACCCTCCCGTTTCTAAAACGGAGCAAACATGCTCGGAA
The genomic region above belongs to Salminus brasiliensis chromosome 8, fSalBra1.hap2, whole genome shotgun sequence and contains:
- the LOC140561489 gene encoding testis-specific serine/threonine-protein kinase 6-like; protein product: METGGVENMEADETGGVLRSLGYEVVHNLGAGGFGMVKLATSERHRKHVAIKIMDRRKESSDFAWKQLPRELAILKRVRHPHIIQVHESFDMPNGQVFIVMEVAATDLLHEIMALHHVPVNQARMWFSQLVGAVDYLHQQDIAHRDLKCENVLLSADGQVKLSDFGLGCFVRGYPSLSQTYCGTLHYCAPEVLLNRPYDPLKSDVWSLGVILYVMVTGFMPFRTDHQGSLTQLQRKAVEYPCGVAVEGPCRAFISYMLRFNPFTRPSVRNVANHPWLQARQEQ